In Lolium rigidum isolate FL_2022 chromosome 7, APGP_CSIRO_Lrig_0.1, whole genome shotgun sequence, the DNA window tgtactccttcttggccgcattatccttattttttttcgatatttcaaggaactgctccaatttcttttgcttcacaaattctggccaatcatgttgcggtttctcatattgtcctttgaaatccgagtCTTGCcccgcttgacaaagtcatgggctagattttgcttgtatttccggaatgcgttggacatcttagaaagagcgaatcgtttgactagcttgcacctctccttgttttccgcaatcttgttaccctcctcatcgtatttgcggtattccggaggtagaacgaaatgttccataagcttgttgaagcaatctttttttgttctcttatcgacaaaagtgaaaccaagacgtgccttctttggctcattccactcctggacggtgatcgagacgttgtctctaacaacggctccgcattggctgataaacttggtggcgttcttgctgggctccagcggcctgccggttgcttcctcgacaacctcgatggtgcatgtttctcctggtttcatcgtcttggttgcgccacgctttgacgacgtactcgattttttcgacgatccggtcgagggctaaaataagaaagagagtcgcgcgcgttagtacacacatatttattcaaatcagttagtttgtatcaccagaggctcaatgtatatatatacctcggcgccggaggtggttgctacttccaattgaagatcgtcgtttatcgacgtttcttcggcatcatcttgctgacggcgcccttcatcttcaccctcaaggttcagataagaagagatatcatcttcttcttgtccggtcggcacatatacaatatcgccgtttatgatgccgaacatatggtcttcaaggTCCCTCTCAtaattgtccataatcgggtcagctctatcgtccgccatatgtcagtcctgaaaacatgtagtcaaaacaaattaattaagtgaagaaggggggcggtggcggtggcgaaaggggggcggtggagaaagggtggcggtggcgaaaggggtggcggtggcgaaagtatTAAAAGAATCTAGGCATTTTGACAAACTCAAATAAATTTTGTAGTCAAATAAACTTAGAGATACCGCGggaacaaattttaagttacaaatttgaagttacaaattttaagttatacaaattttaagttacaaattttagtgaggcggcgcggcagagatcgacgaggcggcgcggcagagATCGACGGCGCGTGTGCGGAGAGAGAGCGAGGCCGGCGCGtgcgcggtgagagagagagggccggccggcggcgcgcgggaaggggagaggaggagggcggcgaggagcacGGACGCGCGGTGAGAGAGAGACCGGCGCGGTCTTTTTGAtgtttgtaactaagttttttgttACACTTTAATTATACActttaataattaagttaattacaatttaattaagttaccattttaattaaaaaacttagttacaaatttacaatttaaagtatagatatagatatacaatttaattaagttaccattttaattaaaaaacttttacaaatttacaatttaaagtatatatatagatatagatttacCACTTTAATTAATTAGTTACAAATTTAAACTTTAATTAGTTACAAAAATAAATTAATTAGTTAAACTTAATTAGttataattaaattaattaatttttagttaaaaaaatagaaaatttggcCGGCCGGGCCATGGCCGGGCCGCCTCTCTCTGCTGCTCTCCTCTCTCCGCGGCAGAGACGACATACGGCCGACGGCGCGCGCCCACGGGCCGACCGACGGCGAGCGGCGCGCGGGGACGgagcggcgcgcgcgcggcgcggtggcggcggctacaCACGGCGACGGCCGACGCGCGAGCGGCGCTAGGCGCGGTGGCGCGCGGAGGAGCagggcggccggggcggcggcggaggagcagggCGGCGCGCGGCAGAGACGTACGTGCGGAGGAGCagggcgacgacgacggccggcGAGGGTTCGGGCgcggaggagcaggacgacggcGTTCGGGCGCGACGGCAGACGAGAGCGGAATCGACGAGGAGAAGAACTGGCGCGGCGGTTCGCGCCGCGCCAGTATTTCCCGCGCGCagccacctttagtcgcggttggcctggccaaccgcgactaaaggtatttttgaaaatacttttctttttcaaaatcagaaaaatcagaaaaataaaactaattcaattcaaattcctaaaaatacaaataatatatcaaaaaaatcagaaaaataaaactaattcaattcaaattcttaaaaatacaaataatatatcaaaaaattcagaaaataaaactaattcaattcaaattcttaaaaatacaaataatatatcaaaaaattcagaaaaataaaactaattcaattcaaattcttaaaaatacaaataatatatcaaaaaattcagaaaaataaaactaattcaattcaaattcctaaaaatacaaataatatataaaaaaaaatcagaaaaataaaactaattcaattcaaattcttaaaaatacaaataatatatcaaaaaattcagaaaaataaaactaattcaattcaaattcttaaaagtacaaataatatatcaaaaaattcagaaaaataaaactaattcaattcaaattcttaaaaatacaaataatatatcaaaaaaatcagaaaaataatatatcaaaaaattctttcttcccaccactttcttcccgcctctttcttcccgcctctttcttcccgccactttcttcccgcctctttcttccctccactttcttcccgcctctttcttcccgccactttcttcccgcctcttcttcccgccaatttcttcccgcctctttcttcccgcctcctgtcttcccgctcccatttttcccgccatttgtcactacatataggtagcccggcttggccagcattatcacatctctacaatctctcatcactctctcatggcttccaccgcacccactctaacctaccggcgggtggaggagctttgcgcctcgaactacccttgcccaccgggctaccgcgtccctgccgggctggagcctaagcacggcggcgtgccggtccctcccgtccctcggagtgctgcgcgccgggcggccatcacgaaccactactacctcgacctcacgccggagcggcggatgaatccccgccggcatcccgataaccagcatacttgggacgccttcttcatcaatcggcatgagagggcgctcgccgggtatgaggaggacggtccgcctccggaaacttccacgaggccggccgtcggctatggtggtacggccggactgcgcgagcgtcatggactacatcacggccggcgatatccccgcctgcgctaccctcggttcgagccacgagcgccgcccgacgacggcgacgacggcggtggacgatgacggcggcaacttagaaggcgacgactaccggtacaacggcggcggctatgaagactacgagtatgcatattatacgcctaggcaggagtatgaccgaatcactccaaatttcatgtatcatcggtgctatctcgagtcaattgaatcattcgaaaatggacaccaaacacatcacgggtaatataattcacatgatccattcaacaaagtttggtacaataaattattacacatcatttctttccttgtgtccacgcttgcttacgattgtgccgtatccatggagcatcctcatcatttaacttaatgcttgggtcggtgttcactttgaagggcggaatttcagcaaacatattataatcttcgacatgtctgtcttgtcctccactcccacgatgtttcttttccctgaaagaacaatgtggcgctttggatcatcgcatgatgtactgatcgttttcttatctttccgtttcctcggtttgctactcatgtccttcacatagaaaacctgagcgacatctttcgctaggacgaatggttcgtcaaggtaaccaagattgttgaaatccaccattgttattccgtattgctggtccacctttaccccacctcctgttagcttgaaccatttgcaccggaacaaagggaccctaaaggagggtccatagtcaagttcccatatctcctctatgtaaccataatatgtgaccttttgcccattctcggttgcttgcatcaaagcggacaccacttgttttggttggtgctctttttatcttgggcgatcgtgtaaaatgtattcccatttatctcgtacccttggaaagtcgttatagtcgaagatggtgtcttggccaacatgtacagctgatctacaacatgatcgtcattcattaaatgttttctcaaccaactgccgaaagtctccatgtgggccttcctaatccaggattcgggcttcccggggttgtccgagcgtaaaatattcttgtgtttctcaaagtacggagccaccaagctggaattggtcggaaatgtgtggtgtgcttcgatcgagagaatggccgtccatacatatcgttgatttccttccgatcgtgccttttccacttagtctcccctcgtgccgcgatcgaggaagaccaatcggcttaaggtcgggaacaaagtcaacacaaaactcaattacctcctcatttccatagcccttggcgatgcttccttcggcctagcacggttacgaacatatttctttaatattcccatgaacctctcgaaggggaacatattgtgtagaaatacgggaccgagaatggaaatctcatcgactaggtgaaccaggaggtgcgtcataatattgaagaaggatggcgggaacaccaactcgaagccgacaagacattggatcacatcgttacgtaaccgtggtagaacttcggattgattaccttcgagagattgcattgaggaatgcacatagcttcacaatggctactcgaacattttccggcaggagccccctcaaagcaatcgaaagcaattgcgtcataatcacgtggcagttgtgagacttcaggttttggaactttttctccgccatgtttattattccctttatattggacgagaatccagacgggaccttcatactgctcaggcattcaaaaaagataaccttctcttctttggtcggagcgtagctggcacgaccttgaaaccgttccagatgccggtcatcagggtctttcaaaccttgctggtcctgccgtgcttcctttgtatcatttgacttcccatacacgcccaagaagcttaggaggttcacgcaaatattcttcgtaacatgcatcacgtcgattgcagagcggacttctaggactttccaatattctagctcccgaatatagatttcttcttccacatggctgcgtgcccgtcggctcccttcgaaccgattgtccgccgggaccctttccaaagatgactttcaaatccttgaccatatcaaatacctcggcaccgagtgtgttcgcgaggcttcggccggtgatctgccttgcttgttgtaatgcttgcctttatttcttcttggatgacctttcggaagaaatcgacgatgcccaaggtacacgttcttcttacaatttggcaaatgtacactttcggtctcatgtaagcggtgcgtgcatgcattgtatcccttatttgacgagtcccgaaaggttactaagagcaggccaatcgttgatggttacgaaaagcaacgctcgtaggtcaaattcctcttctttgtgctcatcccacacacggacaccaggtctgccccacagctgtaaaagttcatcaactaatggccttaggtacacatcgatgtcgttgccgggttgcttcggaccttggatgagcaccggcatcataatgaacttccgcttcatgcacaaccaaggaggaaggttgtagatgcatagagtcacgggccaggtgctatggctggagctctgctcaccaaaaggattcatgccatccgtacttagaccaaatcttatgttccttgcgtcagctgcaaaatctttgaactctctgtcgatctttctccattgcgttccatctgtggggtgtctcaactccccgtccgacttacggtcctctttgtgccatcgcaacaacttggcatgctatttgttcctgaacagacgtttcaaccgtggtattataggagcataccacatcaccttggcgggaaccctcttcactgggtttcggccctcaacatcgtcaccggggtcatcgcctcgatcttataacgcaatgcggtgcataccgggcattcattcaaattctcgtattcaccgcggtagaggatgcgatcgttgatgcatgcatgtatcttcagaacctctaaacctagagggcgagacaaccttctttgcttcgtacgtacttggcgggcaactcgttattctttggaaacatattcttcaacattttcagcaagttttcaaatgccgagtcagctacacctgcctgtgccttccatttcagcaaatccagtgtgcagtccagctttttcagaccatcatcgcgtccggggtacagcgccttcctgtgatcctctaacatgcaatccaaattctccctctccttttcagtttcgcagcgtctccgtgcatcagcaatggtccgaccaagatcatcaacgggatcatcacgtgcctgttcttaccttccccttcacctcccccttcaccttcaacatcctccatgaaagtatcaccgaaatgagcaagatagctttcatcgatgaaatcatccccttcttcatcttcttccattataacccctctttctccatgcttggtccaacaattatagcttggcatgaaaccgtgccgaagcaggtgcatgtgaacatctcttgaggaagagtaacccttctgattcttacagttaacacatggacagataacaaaaaacccctgcttgttcgcattagccactacgaggaaatctttcaaacccgtactgaactcgccggagagtcggttaccgtacatccattgccgattcatctgcattattataatataaaatatataattaaccatcatgcatttgttaaactaactagctacaaacaatatatataaattaaacaatgaactacacacacgcatattttatcaatgacacatcaaaggttcaagttgctaaccgcgatcgaggaggaaaaaataaatgagaaagctcaagtgtggctccaacacttcatatcatgtttgtttcatgctattggggcatttcatcaaacaccttatgtgcataagaggaaccaaaagcaaacctaacacccacttgtgaagtttgtgaagagaatggctccaaatggctaagtgttggctgctggatgggtatatataggggaggggctttagtcccggttggcctggccaaccgcgactaaaggccttcgagcacctttagtcgcggttggcctggccaaccgcgactaaagccccacgtgcaccagctggccaccgtgcgccctgggcccaggcctttggtcgcggttcgcctcccgaaccgcgactaaaggtcccattagtcgcgattcctttagcttcgcgacttatggtgctggacgaaagcatgtttttctaccagtgcgtaTATTAACATTTGCTGAAGTTATTACAAAAGACCAGTTTGATAGAATCGACAGTCAATAAAACAGTCTGAAGTCAGCTTTCATTTTCTTCCATTTATTTAGTATTCACATAATAAGATTCCTCCAAACTTTGATTCAGATTCAACTATACAACTTCTTAGTGTTGCCATTCTAATATTCATGTCCGTACATTCCTACTCAATTAAGATTTATATTTATTTTACATGAACGACACCTTTTTGTGTGAATACATAAAACATGGAGAAGTTTTTTGTGCAGCTGATAGGGGAGCCAGCAGGGTTTTTGTATTTCATATGATTCCCAGTTTCCACATTTACTCATTACAAAATATTTAGTATCTCCAACACTTCTGAAATTCCTGAATTTTCAGGAGTTTTTCACCCAATAATTTATAAATGAGTACTCGGTTCTGTTATTCTTGCGATTCATTGTACTATTGCAGCACATTTTCATATCTAACTGAACATTTCTCGACACCAAGTACTATGCTGATATGTTATCTAAATTTATATGTATCTACCACTAAACATGCTTAGATATGTGTAAATCTAGATGAATTTGTGACAGTTATTTTATAACGGTGGGAATAGTTATCTATAGAGTTGTATCCAAGTATTTCCGCAGCAAgggaaattaaaccctaaaccctactatCTAAGTAGACTAGACGACCAGTACCTTGGCAAAAGATCCCAGACTTCAAGGTAAAAAAAAAGGAACCTAGACTTCAgtctcacacgacaaagcagagcATTAGGCTGATATTCGAAGAGTACATAAGCTTACATTAAAAAGTAGAATTTGGATCCAATAGAGGGTTCATCTGAGGATGTTTTGGAGAGGAAAATATAGTAGTAACTTGAATTAATTTATCATACATTAATCTAAGAGAGGATTAACAACTTGGCCGGCGTAAACAATTGCGCCGGTGTTGTCCCCCTCCTCCCTGATGATGAAAAAGAGGAACGGGTGATCGGCGACGAAGTCTACGATTGCCTCATCCGGCGGTGGGCCAAATCCAATAATTTCCATATTGGTGGCTGCAGTGGCCACGGTACCTTCCTCGTTGACACTGACGGAGCAGTGGTGGATGACGGACGACACAGCCATCGGCGTCTTGGAATCTTCAAGCATCTCCGAGAAGGATTGGCCGGCTGGATTGAGACGGAACGGCAGGTCCAGCCCGAGGTCGCGGAGGAGCTGCGAGGCCTCAAGCCTCAGCGACACCTCGAACTTGGGGATCCTCAGCTCGCCAACGGGCACCGTTTTCGTCGGCACGGCGAGGAGTGCGGCAGGGTCAGAGCTGAGCGCGTGCACCAATCCAGGCAGCCCGTCCCGATCGTCGGGGAGGTAGATGCACATGGAGAGAAGACGGTCGTGATGGCTGCCGTCGTAGATCATTCGCAGGGCTTTGAAGCCGGGGTGGCAGGCGATGCACATGTACTCGTGCAGGTAGTTCCCGGCCATGAACGGCGTGCGAACGGCGTGGCCTGGCGAGACATAGAAGTCGCCGTCCTCCGTGAGCGTAGGGTCGAAGGGGTCGTACCAGTAGCCTCTGAAGTAGAGTGCATTCGCGAGGACGACCATCGTGGCGCCGCTGATGGAACCCTCAGGAAGGAGCTCCTTCCACTGGCCGCCTGTGCTGCCCTCGAACCACTCGTTGATCTCGGACCTGGCCTGTTCGGGGCTGGACCCAAAGGAGACGGCTCGCGCCTCCGCGTTGAACCTGGATGTCGCCATGACCGCGAAGGCGGGCCTGAGGCGGAGCGAGGAGTCGACCCACACCCCCGTGGCGCACCGGATCTTGGGACTCCGTCTCCCTTCCTCGTGGCTGGGCCTGGGTGCTTGGCCGAAGCTGGACATGAGGGCAGCAGGCGCTTCAGCGCCGGCTGGGCCAAGGAAGGAGACGATCTGGTCCCGGATGGCACCCGTGGCACCAGCCGCGAGGAGGGAGAGGACGGCGTGGAAAGACACCGGCGAGAAGGCGACATTTTGGTCTCCGCGGAGGCCGAGGCCACGGAGGAGTCGCATGGAAAAGGCGGCCTGGTCCTTCACGGCGTCCGCGAGCTGCTGCTCCGCCATGGCTTTCTCCTCGCTTTCTCGGTTCAGGCCGGTGATTGCAGGTAGTAGGTGGGTACAAAAGATGAGTTATCTTCTGCACCAAATATACTGCTCGACTCAATCAATAACGTGGCATGCCATTCGAGGATACAAATAAATTTTCACCATTGATTGCGGGTGATCTTTTAGGAAACTACAAATTAAAGATCAAAATATTACTGTACTAgcaagtttttaaggctattaatATAttgtctttatcgaaaaaagtttTGAAGCGGAGTAgcagcactagtggaaaacagggctttcgtgggagccttttgtcgcgggcgcgactgcacccgcgacaaattgcGTGgctacgtcgccccgaaaccctttggagcgagccgggccttttgtcgcgccctttgtCGCGGGCTgtatcacaacccgcgacaaaaggggtctgaggttTGGCGCCTCCtctggcaccccttttgtcgcgggtcaaaagggccatgcctatatatacacacagccagccccccacctccctacattttatTCCTTAGTGGTGAAAGGTGGGGTtatgctacctctttttttcttcgtgtgcacaagaggtgtttgatgaaatgcttctgagggatgtcacttgattttatttggtaAGATTTCTTCtcattttgatcctaaaaggttagcaactattttctcgtatacataattcgtacaatactaattttagcaaggtgattgcatctgatacataattgtacttatgatgcagatgaatcatccatggatgtacggtaaccgatgtgctcccgctttcagagagggcgtgaattctttcctgcttatggccgaggccaacaagtcgaagcaaggttttatgtgttgtccatgtctgaaatgtaagaacgagatggATTACTCttactcaagagacattaagagctaccttcttcggtttggattcatgtccagctataatgtttggaccaagcacgaagaagaaggggttatgatggaagacggcgatgaagaagaagataacgttGACCAGTACcgttctatgttctctgaatgcgatgataccgcaatggaagacaatgaagaagaaggaggtgaagaacatgcagcagatgatcctgttgatgatgatcttcgtcgggccatttctgatgcaagaagagactgtggcatggataaggagaggttgcacttcgacaagatgttagaggaccaccacaaattgttgtacccaggttgtgaagatgggcagagaaagctgggtagcatattggaattgctgaaatggaaggcagaggtcggtgtgactgaatcgggatttgaaaaattgatgataatattaaagaaattgtttccaagaaataacgaattgcccgtcagtacgtatgaagcaaagaagcttgtttgccctctaggattagatgtgcagaagatacatgcatgcattaatgactgtatcctctaccgcggtgagaagtacgagaatttgaataaatgctcgatatgcggtgcattgcggtataagatcagaaaagatgaccctggtgatgttgagggcgagccacccaggaagagggttcctgcgaaggtgatgtggtatgctcccataatacacggttgaaacgtttgttcataaacaaagagcatgccaagttgttgcgatggcacatggaagaacataagaaagacgcgatgttgaggcaccccgctgatggtcggcagtggagaaacattggAAGAGAGTTcctggattttgcaggtgaggcaaggaacttatggtttggtctaagtacagatggcatgaatccttttggggagcagaggtgcagtcacagcacctggccggtgactatgtatctacaaccttcctccttggttgtgcatgaagccaaagttcattatgatgccagtccttatccaaggcccaaagaaacccagcaacgacattgatgtgtacctaaggctattagttgatgaacttttggagttatgagccaaaccaggtgtacgtgtgtgggatgagcacaccgagcaagaatttggcctacgagcgttgctattcataaccatcaatgattggcctgctcttagtaacatttcaggacagacgaacaaatgacacaatgcatgaacaCACtggttagatgagactgaaagtaaatatttgggaaaaagcagaaaagttgtgtacccgtacaatcgtcgtttccttccgcgcaagcatcccttaaggaaaaaaaggcaagcatttcgctgGCGAGGCAGAccaccgtccgaagcctgtcccccgtagtggtgatgatatatttgacatggtcaaggattta includes these proteins:
- the LOC124672426 gene encoding serpin-Z1-like gives rise to the protein MAEQQLADAVKDQAAFSMRLLRGLGLRGDQNVAFSPVSFHAVLSLLAAGATGAIRDQIVSFLGPAGAEAPAALMSSFGQAPRPSHEEGRRSPKIRCATGVWVDSSLRLRPAFAVMATSRFNAEARAVSFGSSPEQARSEINEWFEGSTGGQWKELLPEGSISGATMVVLANALYFRGYWYDPFDPTLTEDGDFYVSPGHAVRTPFMAGNYLHEYMCIACHPGFKALRMIYDGSHHDRLLSMCIYLPDDRDGLPGLVHALSSDPAALLAVPTKTVPVGELRIPKFEVSLRLEASQLLRDLGLDLPFRLNPAGQSFSEMLEDSKTPMAVSSVIHHCSVSVNEEGTVATAATNMEIIGFGPPPDEAIVDFVADHPFLFFIIREEGDNTGAIVYAGQVVNPLLD